The following are encoded in a window of Psychrobacter sp. P11F6 genomic DNA:
- a CDS encoding XdhC family protein, producing the protein MNQIADILKLAREAQQQQVDAVLATVVRTEGSAYRRAGAMMLICENGRSVGMISGGCLEPHIIKRAFWLTRQGANVQVYQTGDDIEYADGVAQASVSEEGFDFNRGSDNKGTDNKYDEQDIDLDELNFGLGCNGRVHVLFERLATAMSLLNVISQVRQSQQPVTVATLIRSTIHFNTQNNPNSQLQIGLRLNLDNYIKSGKLTAIDANNSDKVVSNASSTVIHAIESLSEYKLLHKNAEYVIVKDDNDNLATEWLIQRLQPQIRLLICGAGNDVMPLVTMAKMQDWHVTVVDSRAQYATQRRFPEADSVMVLALNDSDTLLKLSKNAAIALMSHSLSQDRARLGVLLEHANHYKYLGQLGPRYRTERLIEEISTRFTNSASLNLGIKKLHYPIGYKLGGDGPEALALGIMAQVNAVVHNQNLSAENSDTHLSNTNCTTLFSTHIDSIETTATSARAAINLS; encoded by the coding sequence ATGAATCAAATTGCTGATATTCTTAAGCTGGCACGCGAGGCTCAGCAACAACAGGTCGACGCGGTACTAGCAACCGTCGTGCGTACCGAAGGGTCAGCCTATCGCCGCGCAGGCGCGATGATGCTCATCTGTGAAAATGGTCGTTCGGTCGGGATGATTAGCGGCGGCTGTCTGGAGCCACATATTATCAAACGTGCTTTTTGGCTCACGCGTCAAGGTGCAAACGTGCAAGTCTACCAAACGGGTGATGATATCGAATATGCTGATGGTGTAGCGCAAGCGAGCGTATCAGAAGAGGGTTTTGACTTTAATAGAGGCAGTGATAATAAGGGCACAGATAATAAATACGATGAACAAGATATTGATTTGGACGAGTTAAATTTTGGATTAGGCTGTAATGGGCGCGTACACGTGTTGTTTGAACGGTTAGCGACGGCAATGTCTTTGTTAAATGTCATCAGTCAGGTTCGTCAGTCTCAGCAGCCAGTAACGGTAGCAACTTTAATCCGCTCTACAATCCATTTTAATACCCAAAATAATCCAAACTCTCAACTTCAAATTGGTTTGCGTCTTAACCTAGATAATTATATCAAGTCAGGAAAACTCACCGCTATCGACGCTAATAATTCAGATAAAGTGGTATCTAATGCTTCAAGCACAGTTATCCATGCTATTGAAAGTTTATCCGAATATAAGCTTCTCCATAAAAATGCTGAGTACGTCATCGTAAAAGATGACAATGACAATTTAGCCACAGAATGGCTGATTCAGCGCCTACAACCACAGATACGCTTGCTGATTTGTGGTGCTGGCAATGATGTGATGCCGCTAGTTACGATGGCAAAGATGCAAGATTGGCATGTGACAGTGGTAGACAGTCGAGCGCAATATGCCACGCAGCGGCGTTTTCCTGAGGCAGATAGCGTGATGGTACTAGCGTTAAATGATAGTGACACTTTACTAAAACTCAGTAAAAATGCCGCTATTGCTTTAATGTCGCATAGTCTCAGCCAAGACCGTGCTCGCCTTGGCGTATTATTAGAGCATGCTAATCACTATAAATATCTTGGACAACTAGGACCACGCTACCGTACCGAGCGCTTAATCGAAGAAATTAGTACAAGGTTTACAAATTCTGCCAGTTTAAACCTAGGTATCAAAAAACTGCATTATCCGATTGGTTATAAGCTGGGCGGAGATGGTCCTGAAGCCTTAGCACTGGGTATCATGGCGCAAGTCAATGCTGTCGTCCATAATCAAAACCTATCAGCAGAAAACTCAGACACTCATCTGTCAAACACTAACTGTACAACGCTATTTTCTACGCATATTGATTCTATAGAGACGACTGCTACAAGTGCTCGTGCCGCGATAAATTTATCATGA
- a CDS encoding xanthine dehydrogenase family protein molybdopterin-binding subunit, with protein MSLLDSVFPSEPTKKMMMNEPVESLFDKTASKLVGKPINRVEGSLKVSGQAHYTAEIHLDNQAYGVLVSATIAKGRVKQIDSSSLEGIPNIIKVVTDPEHFLRNAQQGGATKSPKQGVSEIFYHGQPIAVVIAETFEAATEGAKALKVTYEDETEQAALNFTAELPNAHDVNEKKGSDKNSEKGNPEQSLANAAVTLDRFYHTPSQNSAAMEPHATLAHWEGDKLIMYSSNQMLSSCKKQIVDALDLDLENVQLIARYVGGGFGSKLGISPESIAAALAAKELGRPVLITMTRPQVMEATIRRSNTRQRIAIGCSEDGIIDTMIHETVSSNLPGEAFFEPAALSTHYLYRGDNRRVNYQQVDMNQVLSGSMRAPGEAVGQIALECAMDELAEQLNLDPVELRRRNEPEQDPSKGVPFSTRKLIACIDQAAEQFGWNQRNAKPASRLEGDWWMGMGMAAAARGNSLAPSEARATLQIDNSKALGVKAVIETDMTDIGTGSYTVFTQVAADLLGLPIDHIEMKLGDTSLPPAVGSGGSMGAASSGSSIYLACQQLREMTAEKVGLYPDTIQLDNGQIKQIGEHDANFVETVIEAGKEKVAGLGDNIVDKVADLKDKLAEITGISLTESKEYDFSNFQTHSLADIVAQYDDQKLSAKGQIAPGKNAKSHRQASFGANFAEVAVHRVTGEIRVKRMTGAFAAGRILNHKTATSQCYGGMVFGIGSALMEQVIHDKRDGRLCNHNLAEYHVPVNADVPQLDVILVEEDDPYTNPMHIKGIGETAIAGAAAAIANAVYNAVGVRVYDFPITLDKLLYELPE; from the coding sequence ATGTCGTTATTGGACTCAGTATTTCCGTCAGAACCGACCAAAAAAATGATGATGAATGAGCCTGTTGAGTCGCTTTTTGATAAAACAGCGAGTAAATTGGTAGGTAAGCCCATTAACCGAGTCGAGGGATCACTTAAAGTCAGCGGTCAAGCGCACTATACGGCAGAGATTCATCTAGACAATCAAGCCTATGGCGTATTAGTGAGCGCAACGATTGCCAAAGGACGCGTTAAGCAAATTGATAGCAGCTCTTTAGAGGGTATTCCCAACATTATTAAAGTAGTTACTGATCCTGAGCACTTTTTACGCAATGCCCAACAAGGCGGTGCAACCAAATCACCTAAGCAAGGCGTTAGTGAAATTTTTTATCATGGTCAGCCGATTGCGGTTGTCATTGCTGAGACGTTTGAGGCGGCGACCGAAGGCGCAAAAGCGCTCAAAGTGACTTATGAGGATGAGACTGAGCAGGCGGCATTGAACTTTACGGCAGAGCTGCCAAATGCTCATGACGTTAATGAAAAAAAAGGTTCTGATAAAAACTCAGAAAAGGGTAATCCAGAACAAAGCCTCGCAAATGCTGCGGTAACCCTTGACCGCTTTTATCATACCCCAAGTCAAAACAGCGCAGCGATGGAGCCTCATGCAACGCTTGCTCACTGGGAGGGCGATAAGCTGATTATGTACTCCTCTAATCAAATGCTTTCTTCGTGCAAAAAGCAAATCGTTGATGCATTGGATTTGGATCTAGAAAATGTACAATTAATCGCTCGTTATGTCGGTGGGGGTTTTGGTAGCAAGCTTGGGATTTCTCCAGAATCGATAGCCGCCGCACTCGCCGCAAAAGAATTGGGTCGTCCCGTGTTAATCACTATGACCCGTCCGCAAGTAATGGAGGCAACGATTAGACGCTCGAACACGCGTCAACGCATCGCAATTGGCTGTAGTGAAGATGGTATTATTGACACCATGATTCATGAGACGGTCTCTAGTAATTTGCCAGGAGAAGCCTTTTTTGAGCCAGCAGCGCTCTCTACGCATTATCTGTATCGCGGTGACAATCGCCGAGTTAATTATCAGCAAGTAGATATGAACCAAGTATTGTCAGGCTCAATGCGTGCCCCCGGTGAAGCAGTGGGGCAGATTGCCCTTGAGTGTGCGATGGATGAATTGGCAGAGCAACTCAACCTAGACCCTGTCGAGCTGCGCCGTCGTAATGAGCCTGAGCAAGATCCTAGTAAAGGTGTCCCGTTTTCCACGCGTAAGCTCATCGCTTGTATCGATCAAGCAGCTGAACAGTTTGGCTGGAATCAACGCAATGCTAAGCCTGCCAGTCGCTTAGAAGGTGATTGGTGGATGGGTATGGGTATGGCAGCGGCAGCTCGCGGCAACAGCTTAGCGCCATCAGAAGCACGGGCGACCCTGCAAATAGATAACTCAAAAGCACTAGGCGTCAAAGCTGTGATTGAGACAGACATGACCGATATCGGTACAGGTTCTTATACCGTATTTACTCAGGTTGCTGCAGATTTATTAGGGCTACCAATAGATCATATTGAAATGAAACTTGGTGATACCAGTTTGCCACCTGCGGTAGGCTCAGGGGGCAGTATGGGCGCTGCCAGTTCAGGCAGTAGTATATACCTTGCTTGTCAGCAGCTACGTGAAATGACCGCAGAAAAAGTCGGTCTATACCCTGATACCATTCAGCTGGATAACGGTCAAATTAAGCAGATAGGTGAGCATGATGCTAATTTTGTAGAAACCGTTATAGAAGCAGGAAAAGAAAAAGTAGCAGGTTTGGGCGATAACATCGTAGATAAAGTGGCTGATTTAAAAGATAAATTAGCTGAAATAACGGGAATCTCACTAACTGAATCGAAAGAATATGACTTTAGTAATTTTCAGACTCATTCATTAGCCGATATCGTCGCTCAATATGATGACCAAAAACTCAGTGCCAAAGGTCAAATTGCACCGGGTAAAAATGCCAAAAGTCATCGCCAAGCGTCATTTGGTGCTAATTTTGCCGAGGTCGCTGTACACCGAGTGACTGGTGAAATACGCGTCAAGCGTATGACAGGCGCCTTTGCAGCAGGGCGTATCCTCAATCACAAAACCGCGACCTCACAGTGCTATGGCGGCATGGTATTTGGTATTGGTTCGGCATTGATGGAGCAGGTGATTCACGATAAGCGTGACGGTCGGCTATGTAATCATAATCTTGCAGAATACCATGTCCCAGTCAATGCGGATGTTCCTCAGCTTGATGTTATCTTGGTAGAAGAGGACGATCCGTACACCAATCCAATGCATATAAAAGGTATTGGGGAAACGGCGATTGCAGGTGCTGCCGCTGCTATTGCTAATGCCGTTTACAACGCCGTGGGTGTACGAGTTTATGACTTTCCTATTACTCTCGATAAATTACTTTATGAACTACCAGAGTAG
- a CDS encoding NTP transferase domain-containing protein produces MSRDASILASTQLKPINLSKPPNHAVIILASGLSLRLGQAKQLLCKDGEPLICFMTKLALSTKPQAIIIVIPDNQPSIASAMNELAFQYSMIQMVVNSTPEIGMAYSLDLAIEAVTQLTSSLIERVVIMGVDQVLLDEQHLAKLLADKRSVVASTYGSWQHLNNRSLNETSAATVLKQNIIGLPLTIDCDLLREWQALLVGDKGLRYLIRGLPPSQISTVVNNQLSYDIDTPEQLAHAKQKGWLDK; encoded by the coding sequence ATGAGCCGCGACGCATCTATTTTAGCCTCTACGCAACTGAAGCCAATAAATCTATCAAAGCCACCAAACCATGCGGTCATTATTTTGGCCAGTGGACTGAGCCTGCGTTTAGGTCAAGCAAAACAGTTACTATGTAAAGATGGCGAACCCTTAATTTGCTTCATGACCAAACTCGCACTTTCTACAAAACCGCAAGCAATTATTATAGTTATTCCTGATAATCAACCATCAATAGCCAGTGCGATGAATGAATTGGCTTTTCAGTACTCTATGATTCAAATGGTCGTAAATTCTACGCCTGAAATAGGTATGGCGTATAGTTTGGATTTGGCTATTGAGGCAGTCACGCAGTTAACAAGCTCATTAATCGAGCGCGTCGTCATTATGGGTGTTGATCAAGTTTTACTCGATGAGCAGCATTTGGCAAAACTGCTGGCAGATAAGCGGTCTGTAGTGGCAAGTACTTATGGTAGCTGGCAGCATTTAAATAATAGGAGTTTAAATGAAACGTCTGCTGCCACTGTATTAAAGCAAAATATTATCGGACTACCTTTAACGATTGATTGTGATTTACTCAGAGAGTGGCAAGCATTGCTGGTAGGCGATAAAGGGCTGCGTTATTTAATTAGAGGTTTGCCGCCCAGTCAGATAAGTACCGTTGTTAATAATCAACTGAGCTATGATATCGATACTCCTGAGCAACTTGCTCATGCC
- a CDS encoding FAD binding domain-containing protein: protein MKRFEYSRATAPEQAAQSASVKDASFIAGGTNLLDLMKLEIETPVKLVDITRLALAQIEKTTDGGLRIGTLVTNSDLAAHPEVIANYPVLSRAILAGATGQLRNRATTGGNLLQRTRCYYFYQTDSACNKRKPGSGCPAIRGENRTLAILGTSESCIAQHPSDMAVAMRLLDATIETLKRDGSTRKIAIKDFYCLPKDTPHIKNVLESGELITHVVLPAPIKGMHTYDKVRDRASYAFALVSCTAIIDVTDNERLDTVRLAFGGIGTEPWRNEAVEALLTGTDGNENVIKQAADLLLKEAKGSGQNDFKIPLTRRLLKQVIQRALAGKGA from the coding sequence ATGAAACGTTTCGAGTATAGCCGTGCTACCGCGCCAGAGCAGGCAGCCCAATCTGCTAGTGTAAAAGACGCCTCATTTATCGCAGGGGGTACCAACCTTTTAGATTTGATGAAGTTAGAGATTGAAACGCCAGTTAAGCTGGTGGATATCACTCGCTTAGCATTAGCTCAAATTGAGAAGACTACAGATGGTGGCCTACGCATCGGTACGCTAGTGACCAATAGCGACTTGGCCGCGCATCCTGAGGTGATTGCCAATTATCCAGTGCTATCACGGGCGATTTTGGCAGGTGCGACGGGACAGTTGCGTAATAGAGCGACGACGGGCGGTAATCTATTACAGCGTACGCGTTGTTATTATTTTTATCAGACAGACAGCGCCTGTAATAAACGCAAGCCAGGTTCTGGTTGCCCAGCGATACGTGGCGAAAATCGTACGTTGGCAATTTTAGGTACTAGCGAGTCCTGTATTGCTCAGCATCCATCTGATATGGCCGTCGCGATGCGCTTATTAGATGCCACTATTGAGACGTTAAAAAGGGATGGTTCAACGCGTAAAATCGCGATTAAAGACTTTTATTGTTTGCCAAAAGACACGCCACATATCAAAAACGTTTTAGAGTCTGGTGAGCTTATCACTCATGTTGTGTTGCCAGCGCCCATCAAAGGCATGCACACTTATGACAAAGTGCGTGATCGCGCGTCCTATGCTTTTGCCTTAGTCTCCTGTACCGCGATCATAGACGTGACTGATAATGAGCGTTTGGACACAGTGCGCTTAGCATTCGGCGGTATTGGTACTGAGCCATGGCGCAACGAAGCCGTTGAGGCATTGCTGACGGGTACTGATGGCAATGAAAATGTCATTAAACAAGCAGCGGACTTATTATTAAAAGAGGCTAAAGGTAGTGGTCAAAATGATTTCAAAATACCGCTGACTCGTCGTCTACTCAAACAAGTTATTCAACGCGCATTAGCGGGCAAGGGAGCATAA
- a CDS encoding 2Fe-2S iron-sulfur cluster-binding protein, with protein MSTLNLTINKQDYQLDNLDSRTTLLDVCRQHLKITGPKKGCDHGQCGACTILINGRRVNACLTLAVMHDGDEITTIEGIGMPELLSELQQAFKDNDAFQCGYCTPGQICSATALIDEIKQNWPSHVTTDLQNPDGLLVQEIAERMSGNICRCSAYPNIIKAISQVLENEMNDSSKTDAVQKSEVTGIWSPPPSEAQLGSQSMKNKTATSRLGDRS; from the coding sequence ATGTCTACCTTGAACTTAACCATTAATAAGCAAGATTATCAGCTTGACAATCTTGATTCACGCACGACCTTACTCGATGTCTGTCGTCAGCACCTCAAAATTACGGGGCCTAAAAAAGGCTGTGACCATGGTCAATGTGGCGCTTGTACCATACTTATCAATGGGCGTAGGGTCAATGCCTGTTTGACCTTAGCAGTTATGCACGATGGTGATGAGATTACCACGATTGAAGGTATTGGCATGCCCGAATTATTATCGGAGCTACAACAAGCCTTTAAAGATAATGATGCGTTTCAATGTGGTTACTGTACCCCTGGGCAAATTTGTTCAGCAACAGCGCTGATCGATGAGATTAAACAAAACTGGCCCAGTCATGTCACTACAGATTTGCAAAACCCTGATGGATTGCTGGTGCAAGAAATCGCTGAGCGTATGAGTGGCAATATTTGCCGCTGTTCTGCTTATCCCAATATTATTAAGGCCATTTCACAAGTTTTAGAAAATGAAATGAATGACTCATCTAAAACTGACGCAGTACAAAAATCAGAGGTGACGGGTATTTGGTCGCCACCACCTAGTGAAGCGCAGCTAGGTAGTCAATCTATGAAGAATAAGACGGCAACTAGCAGGTTAGGAGATCGTTCATGA